DNA sequence from the Devosia lacusdianchii genome:
GGTCGAGCCGGCCGAAGTCATGGGCGGCTCGCAATGGCCCGACTGGCTGGCGACCGACGCTTTGCGGGCCTATTGGTCCGCGCTCTACGAAGCGGAGTTGGCGGCATTCCAGACCATTGCCGTCGACGACGCCAGCGGCGAGGTCGTGGGCCTGGGCAATAGCATACCCTTCCTGCGCGGAGACACCCTGCCGGATACCGGCTGGGACTGGGTGCTTGAACAAGGCGTATTGGCGGCCCGATCGGGCAGCGCGACGAACGCGATCTCCGCCCTAGCCGCTGCCGTCCACCCCAGCCATCGTGGCACCGGGCTTGCCCAACGCCTGCTCGAAGCCATGAAGCCGCCGGCCCGCAAAGTGGGCCTGACGAGCATGGTCGCGCCAGTTCGCCCCACGCTGAAAGCTGCTTACCCGCTGCAGGATTTTGCCACCTATTGCGCCTGGCGCCGCGACGACGGCACGCCGTTCGACCCATGGCTGCGCACCCACGAAGCACTGGGCGCCCATGTGATCGGCCCGGCCATGGCATCGCAAACCATTACCGGCACCCTGGAGCAATGGCAGCGCTGGACCGGCATGAAATTCCCGGCCAGCGGACGCTACGCCATTCCGGCCGCGCTCGCGCCCTTGGAGATCGACCTCGCAGCCGACCGCGGCACCTGCCTCGAACCCAATCTGTGGATGGAACATCCGCTCTAGATCGGCGCACC
Encoded proteins:
- a CDS encoding GNAT family N-acetyltransferase, coding for MTVSLFSAKDRPDLVEPAEVMGGSQWPDWLATDALRAYWSALYEAELAAFQTIAVDDASGEVVGLGNSIPFLRGDTLPDTGWDWVLEQGVLAARSGSATNAISALAAAVHPSHRGTGLAQRLLEAMKPPARKVGLTSMVAPVRPTLKAAYPLQDFATYCAWRRDDGTPFDPWLRTHEALGAHVIGPAMASQTITGTLEQWQRWTGMKFPASGRYAIPAALAPLEIDLAADRGTCLEPNLWMEHPL